The DNA sequence agaagacgtattggtaaaagtggataaatttatcttccctgctgattttgtggtgttagacatggaagaagatgaagaagtcccactaattcttgggcgaccattcttggctacgggaagagctttgattgatgttcaaaagggtgagttaacattgagagtgaacaaggaagaggttttgttcaaaatttaccaagccatgagaattccagaagagccaagcacttgcttccgggttgatgtcattaagcaaggtgtggaaaagccctttaaagaagatgcaccagccaatcacctagaacgagccttgcagcaggatacatcacttaccaatgaagtggagaggaactgtacatttattcctcttggagatcctaattgatgaagattgaaaagtctggctgtagactttaaaacaagcgcttatgggaggcaacccatatatctatctttatttctttcatttattttattatctttatttatttaagttttaataaattggtttttgatgcaggtttatttagcaagaataaagagctggacaatttttaaacctcggaaggttcaccatgaaaccagggaagttcctttatttcttcaatcctttttacttttgcatcacaatgaggacattgcttagtttaagtttgggggtgtaaactcctataatcatttgatcctcttgttttctaagtcttgggttgttgatgggttgtttgagtctcttaccaagcatgcattggagtaagattgaattctctatgactctgaaatttgtgattgaagatggttttgagaaaaattttcaaaaatttcttttatgtcaagtgaagttttgtgggtactttggtttaaatctttgaccttgaacacaattgagcacatagtcgtttttctcttattccattttgcttataaagagaagaagttgaattaattgaaagagggaggttcgattttgctttgctctagaatccgttgatgggtccttgaggcgaaatcctagttgagaccaaatattagagaaatgatctaggcgtttctttggcataaccaaaaagctttcccagccgtcctaaatgtcatgccatcattacatggtgtgtttccatagtcaacccccttgagccttcatgagcctttattgattctttaaactacataaaccatgcccgttctaagcctgaaaaacaatgaatctaccgttgatagtttgagaaaatactttggtggagagttacatttaaaagagaaaattggttacatgatgaaacgtattatgtttgctctatttgatcaaagaaaaagaagaagaagaaaggaagtgattgaaaaaaaaaaaaaaaaaaaaaaaaaagaagaggaggaaaaagaaaaagaaaagaaaagaaaagaaaaagaagtcgccaagtggaaagtgaattacctcaaattttgttaagggaagtgttggtattacatcagtgattacagcaataataatgccacaagtatgagcatattgccaagaaagagctatgatttgaatcatgtgagtttctcttttaatgttcttttcactaagtattttcccagtttgatttaatttctcatatccagttctttcttaaccctcaccctgtggcctatcattacaaccttaataaagaccttttgatctttgattttggtgttgactacattagtggagaggatttctgaaaattggacttatggggttaagttttaagagaattcttttgattttagttgttctacttttatctgagtttgcaggtagtttgaggttaaattgactatatcacacacacactcaaggtcttagctttaggttgaagtaaacgcctaactcttgcttgacaaattgcaaaatttttgattgattttcttgctatctttgatgttaaaagagtaagatactagagatgaaatctaaattcataaaagcttggtgaatgatgatacttctctttggggtcgagttgatattgcctaaactatcatttgtttttctttttgtttgaggacaaacaaagttgtaagtttgggggtatttgatggcttgcaaaaatttcatattgcagattttacaagttcgctcgagcggaggcttttggccgctcgagcgaattcaggcagattcaaacgctcgactgccgctcgacagggagctcgagcgggttgctgaaaaacgaagatcgctcgagcggagacattggccgctcgagcgaaatcaggcagagtcgaacgctcgatgtgcgctcgataggacgctcgagcgaaatcaggcagagtcgaacgctcgacgcgcgctcgacaccccgctcgagcgaacatcgtattttgacagattttaggttttccgccgtgggaccatataaaaagccattcttcactctagagccgcggtttttgactggagaacactctttgggagagaaaaacatagctagagggattcaaatcatttgttttggagacggaattccaatttattgcacgtacgttggattcatacacgagcacggacgggagaaaggcgttgaatcgttcccttgagcttttgacgaccagttgaggctgcaaggaggatttttcagtgtttattttcttcttcccatcttctcagaacaattatggtgaattcgtttatgttgaattccaattctagcatgagctaaattttcttctttctaggaaaacgatgtaacctaattccgaactatgcttgtttgtccatgctaatttaatgcaattctctatttgtttatctgatttattctgagtttaatgcttctaattaactggccattgattagatgattattaatcttgtgatttgctatcgaaagagggaatcatagggtagatcttggatatttcagcataggtaagtatagagatcgaaagacttgtatgaacctgtgtagtaattaaatcattggtcttattgcgttcttgattatttaatttgcatactcttgtgtgaattgataaactagaatcacttccaattgactatcgaaagaggcttttggatgaattagagttttgctaatagacaaaagaggtttaagttaaattagctggatgagaaaagcatagtgaagaattatggtgaaatcgatttcctagaaggtttcttccccattgaatttgatctttgaaagtcagttttattttctttgcttatttctctttgagttgatctaagtttatttgcaactacaaaaaccttagcgattcctctagataaaattgagattagtaaaattttggtatttggcaagagtaagataccaatccctgaggacgatactctacttattactttactataaaactacgatactgtgcacttgcagttttgcaccggtcacagGCTACCCATAGAATCCTGTTAGAGTTCCCTTTTTATTACAGTTAACAAAAATTATGGAGATTGAAATATGGAGATTAGAATATGAGTCCAACACAACATCAACTCCATCTTTCCACATAAATGCCAAGCCTCCACTCTTTCCAATGCTATCTACTGAAAAGCTATGATCAAAGTGCAGTTTATCCCGAGTGTACTCAACCCTACCTCTTCTGCATTTAGTTTCACATAGAAAGATTACTTTCAGGCTCTTTTCTTTCACCATTAGGTGAAGTTCACGAACTgtctgagggttcccaagccctcggcagttccaagcTAGGTGTTTCATGGGGACTGGCAGGGCTGGGGACCAACCACCGCCATTCTAGCTTGTTTTGCTCTCCTTCTGGTCATTATGGGCTCTACAGGTTTTGCACTAGGCCTTTTCTTATGTTTTGGAACAGTAAGGTCCAACATGATAGTGTCTGGTGGGCCAGAAATTTTAAAACCCAGACTTCTTGCTCTCCTCTTCCATGTTAGCACTTTTGAAACACCATTCCTAGGTTGTTTCATAGGAGAATTATGAGAAGCGGAACTAACCAGGGCCGTGTCTCTGGGAGGACTAGAGTTTCTAAGTTCAGATGGAACCATATGAGGAAAATGGTTGGACAGGATCCCTTTAGAGGCCAGGGAATCCTTTGAGAGCACATCAGTCAGAAAAGGGGTCTCGAGGCTATCAGAGCTTGCCTGTAGCGTATGTCTAGTGTGATCCTTAGTGCTGTTCATTTTGCCTTTTCCAAGTAGAGGTCCCTTCAGTTGGTAGTTGTTAGAGCTTCCAAGGTCAGTTTGCTCAAATTCTGCATTGTTAATCCCATAAATATTTTGTCTCATCCCACCATCTTCGTGCCTACTGTCCCAGGTTTCATTGGTGCCAACTGCTTGAGTTTTCGAAGACACCCTCCTTCATgctaaaagtttgaaagtttcTCATCTGTGTGTTGGCTCTCAGCCAAGACCCGTATTGAGATATGGATCCTTCATTAGATTTTCCTTGTAAAGGTGATGATGGACAGGAGGGCCCCGAGTGTTTAATGGCACCACAATGAAAACAGAACATGGGAAGCCTTACATACCTGAAAGGTATCCAAAAGTGTCTCTCCCAGAATGATAAACCTACCACGGGTGAGAGGTTTCGATATATTAATCAGAACTCTAGCTCTGAGGAAGCTGCCCCAGGCCATTCCATTAGCATCTACATCCACCGCTAGCACAGTGCCTGCTGCTGCACCTAGTTTTTCTCCCATGGTTTTGTTCATGCCAGCAAAAGGCAAGTCGTGCAACTGTATCCAGAAAGGTTCTTCGTTGAAGGCTATATCTTTAGGGGCCAGGCAACCTTCACAGTTAAACAAACAGACCAATGATCTGTCAAAAGACCAGGGTCTAGCCTCTAATACTCGTTCCTTTTCCTTAGAACTTTGAAACTCAATTAAAAACCTGTTGGACTCGAGGTTCTTGAATGAAGTCTGGCCCTCAACTTTCCATGCCTTACTCATAGTAACCTGAAAAGCTCCCTTGTTAACTTCTTTTTCTACTACCACGAGGGCAGCCAAGCATTTCTTATTTCAATGGAGATTTGGACTTCCTCTAATTGCATGCATACAGCCTGTTTTTCCTCCTTCGTGAGGCAAAGGCCCTCATAAAGACTAGATAATTCTTCTGCCATGCATGTTACTATGGAGACTAATAATCAAAAAACTAGAAACCACACTAAGCCTCTTTGAACCACGCTCAAGAGAGAGACCTCTACGTTCTAAAGAACAATAGAGAGAATACCCCACCTTTCCGAAGAGAGAGGGGAGCGTCACCACCCACAGTACTATCCTAACTTGATATCAGCTTGATCAGGTGTTACTTAAACTGAAAATtgaggcctttttttttttaaaaaaaaaaaatcaggaaATCACTTTGCTTGGTACTAGTGCTAGATTAGAGTTTCATTTGGGAGGACacttttgtgtttttctttttcttcttcgtctttttGGATGAATGATTTGTGGCGTGCAATATGTATTATTCATCATTTTGGTAGGATGAGGCACTGATCATACCAAATGATACGGTATAAACTTTCCAAGTGATCAAAGTTGAACAGATCCTACCTACCATGAACAATGGgtcttacaaataaaatttgtagTGAAAAATCTAAGGTGAACCGATAAAAATCCCATTACAATTATTATAATGGGATTTAAAATGTCTAGTGAGCCCATCTCCTTGAGCAATATGAAGCCTTTGCTTTTGTTCTTCactattttgagtttaatcttgtagagaaaaaaaaaaaaaaaaaaagaatggctTCTGGGTCTTTGTCCTTCTTTATGCACCATTACAAGCTACATGAGTTTTACGTTTGCCATTTTGGCATATGGCTATGATGAAGGAGCATCAGAGTTAGTGATCAATTTGAGTATTGTTTTCTTGTTTATCAGATTATatgctttattaaattaatcaGTTTACTTAAACACTCTTGTTATTTATCACTGCCAGGTTGGAGTTGCAAAGAGAGACGTTATAAAAAAAGTGACAATGAATTCCCCCACATGATGCAGTTGTGATGAAGCTATTCTACCCAACCCACAATGCCAAGTGCACATTGTTATAGCTGactagatataatttttaaatatagagGAGTAggacggtttttttttttaaggaaaatgatgaaCTTCATTAACTCGTTGAAATAACAAAAGATTGCCTACAATATGGTTGAACAACCAGTTCTACAGCATTAAAATTCAATTCTAAGGATGCCTTAGCAAGAGAACGAGCAAAAACATTGCAACTACGCTTAACAAAAACAGCTTTCCAACTCCTGAAGTTTGAAAGAAGGACTTTAGTATCACTGAGGATCATTCCCACCCTATCTCCTCTGTCCTTTTCATGTTGAAGACCAAGAACAATCTAGTTGGAATTACCTTCCAGTATAACAGAATCCAACCCAAGCTCCAGAGCCAAACCAACAGCATAAAAAGCTCCCTGAGCCTTTGCTAGAAGTGGATCAAAAAGACTAGGGCTTGACAACTTTTGAGTAGCAAGAACCCGACCTTCATGGTCTCGAGCCACAATTCCATATCCTGCACTTCCTTTTGACTCAGATAaggcagcatcccaattaatcTTGACTTGACCATTTGGAGGAGGAGACCATCTTGTACTGTCAACCACAGATTCACTAGGCAGAACTTTAGTACTAACCTGGATAGCTTGAAACAGGGATATCAATTCCTTAGCCTTGTTAATCAGAACAGAAGGATGAACAAATAAGCCTTCAAAAATGAATTGATTCCTCCGATGCCATATACTCCTGGCTATGATAGCAAAAGTATCCAATACTTCTTGGTCACAAGTAGTCAGCTTCTCCACCAGCTCTTTGAAGCAATCTGGTCTAATAGAGCTTTTGTTGAGCACAGTGGGCCCTTGACTCCACACATCCATAGTTGAGACACAGGACCACAAAGCATGAGTCACAGTTTCTTCTTCCCTGAGGCAAATAGGACACAAAGGTGATTCAACAACCTTTTTCTTGTAAAGATTCAGACTTGTTGGCAAGGATTCAAGGCAGACTCTCCATAAGAATACTTTTGTAGCATTGGGAATTTTGAATTTCCAACATGAGGTCCACTCTTCCTTATAATGTTGTCCAAATGATGATTGTCCTTTAGGCCTATTAACAATCTCCTTCTGCAAATGATAGGCATGCTTTACTGAAAAAGAGCCATCTTTTGTGCCCAACCATATCAACCTGTCACTAGCTCCAACTAAACTGAGAGGGATTCTTTGAATAGTAGTAGCTTCATACTCCCCAAACATAGCATTAACCCACTCCATTTTCCACTGCTTGGTTTCTACATTTATAAGCTCAGCAACCCTTGCAGATTCTGGTAGATGATTAATGTGAGACTGAGGCTTATAGGTGGTAGGAATAGGTAGCCACCTATCCTTCCAGATTAAAGTGTCAACACCATTACCAATCCGCCAAAAAGACCCTTCCTCAACTAGACTCTTTGCAGCCCAGATACTCCTCCACATAAAAGATGGTCTCACCCCCACCTTAGAATGAAAGAAATCAGAGGAGGGAAAATACTTCATTTTCAGCACCTGTGAAGGCAAAGAATTGGGGTGTTGAAGaatcctccacccttgttttgccAACAAAGCCAAATTGAAGCTTTCCAAATCTCTAAATCCTAGACCTCCCACAACTTTAGATTTCCCCATTTGTTGCAAAGAAATCCAATGGACTTTATTTTCCTGTTGTTGCTGGTTCCACCAAAATCTATGCATGACCCTATTGATCTCTCTTAGAAGGGCCTTAGGCAATTTAAAAACTCCCATACAGTAAGTAGGGAGAGCTTGTATAACAGCCTTTAAGAGGATTTCCTTCATTGCCTGAGACAATAGCTTTGTTTTCCAATGGCTAATACAGGTTCTAACTCTATCCAGTATTCCTTTAAAAGCTTGATACCTTGACTTACCAATGAGAGCAGGTAAGCCAAGGTATTTTTCATAGCAAGAAGTAGATATGAGCCCAGCCAACTCCAAAATGTACTCCTTAGTAGCCTTCTTAGTGTTTTTACTGAAAAAATTGATGTTTTCTTAGTGTTTAATTTCTGCCCTGATGCCCTTTCATAAAGACAAAGCATATCATGAATTCTAGCCCATTCCATAGCATTTGCATGACAAAACAACAAGCTGTCATCAGCAAAAAAGAGATGGTTAATGCTGATTTGGCCCCTGCCAAAGAAGAAGCCATGTATCTATTTAGCTGTTTCAGCATGATTCAGAAGGGCACTTAGAGCTTTAGCAACAAGAATAAAAAGATAAGGGGAgataggatccccttgtcttatgCCCCTAGAAGGCTTTAACCAGCCTTGAGCAGAGCCATTAATGAGCAGGGAATAAGAAACAGTTGTAACACATTGCATGACCAACCTGATCCATCTGTCATTGAATCCCATCTTATGCATGATCTCAGCCAAAAAACTCCACTCTattctatcataagccttactcatatccaacCTTAAAACCATATATCCTTGTTGTCCCTTCCCCTTAGAATTCATAGAATGTAGGGTCTCAAAAGACACTACAACATTGTCAAGTACCAACCTTCTTGGCACAAAAGCACTTTGTGTAGGGGAAATAATTCGAGGAAGAATTAGTTTAAGCCTGTTGGCCAATACTTTAGAAATCACTTTGTACAGCACATTACATAAAGAGATAGGTCTATAGTTAGAAACAGTTTGTGGCTTCTTGACCTTAGGAATTAGCACTATGTATGTCTCATTAATACTACCAATATCACCCATGGAGTTTAGAACCTCCTGCACAGCTTTAGTAAGGTCACCACCTACTATATCCCAATGTTGTTGACAGAAAACTACTGAGAAACCATCTGGGCCAGGAGACCCTAGAGGGTTCATTTGAAATTAGGCTGCTTTGACTTCTTGTGTAAAAACTCTTGATAACATGTTGTTCATTTTCTCATCTACCTTATGATCCACATGGGCCAAACAATCTGCAATGTTAACAGggttagaagaagaaaaaaggcttTGGTAGTGCTTACAGAAAGTGTCAGCAACATCTTCTTCACTGCTTGCCACACTTCCATCCTCCTTTATAATTCTTCTAATCTCATTTACTTTTCTTCTCTGAGTTACACTTCGATACCTTCCTTAAGCCATAACTGTTTTGCCCCTTGCTTCCATTTTGTATTATcttcttccaataaaagatCAACTTCCTTTTGAATCTGTTTTACAGCCATTGTGTCGGCCCCTTCATTAACATTTTGAAGCTTAGACAATTGCTTGAGCTTATCTTAGACTTCCTTTCTATGCTTACAAATAGTGCTTTTATTCTAGTGCATCAAAGAGTTCTTGCATCTCCTCAGGTTCAACCTCATTCTTCCTAGGAAAGAGCCTTGCAAGTGCTGCTGTTGTTCCCAGCTATTTTGAATAATGCCCCTGCACTCTTCCCTCTGATCCCAGCTAGCCTCATATCTAAACAATTTGACTCTCCTTCTTCCTTCAAGAGATCTCCTCTCATGTCCactattcatttaaaaaaggaTGGGGCAGTGATCAGATGTCTGTGCTACCATTGCAGTAATCCAACACTCATTAAAATTCCTAGTCCAAACCATATTGCCAAAGACACGGTCCAACCTCTCCTTTGTGAAGGAGTGCCCTTCACGGTTATTACACCATGTAAATTTAGTCCCTTGATAGCCCAAGTCACTCAACCCACAGGACTCCACAGCTTCTCTAAATCTTTCCATCTGCTGATAAGGTCTTATAGCTAACCCTTGCTTCTCATGTTGATATAAaagttcattaaaatccccaacaCAGAGCCAAGCTTTATCCTCTCTAGACTTTAACATCCTTAGAAGTTGCCAACAACTTTCTCTTTGGGCAGTTATGGGATGCCCATAGAAACCTATGATCAACATAGCTTCAGTGTTCTCTTCACTATTCATTGTAATTGAAATATGATGCTGGGAATAAGAATCCAACAGAACCTCATCAGAGCTATGCCAAAAAAAAGCAAGCCCCCCACTAAGTCCTCTACTACTCACCACAAAACTTCTGTCAAAACCAATTGCATTTCGGACTGCCTCTACTCTCTCCCTTCCACACttagtttccattaagaaaactaaCTTGGGCCACTTTGCCTTCACCCACATGTGAAGCTCCCTAACTGTacaagggttcccaagccctctacAATTCCAACTTAGGCCTATCATTGCTATTGGTGGAGCTGCACAACAGCCTCCACCAACCCAGTTTCATAACTGTCAATAGCCAACCCACCTtcactctttttcttcttaattgcATTTCCACTTTCAGACCGTGCAGTAGCCTCTCCTCTTTTAGTACCTTTCTTATTGTCCACCTCACCAGCAGCTGGACTCCTACTAGTCCCTCTAGCCCTTCTTTCCCACATGGATTTCTTTGAAAGCCCCCTTGTAATAGGCCACTTGGCACAAAATCATTTGCAGAGTTAGTCTGCCTATGACAGCTACTAGAGTTGGTTAGCACCTCTTTTTTAGGAACCCCTTCCATATCTGGCTTGGCACTTTCTACCTCCATATGGCAACAAAACTCCCTTTTAAAAATAGCACCAGAGTCGTATAAGGCAATAGGCACTTCAATGAGACAATTATGCAGCTCTTCCTCAGAAGGAAAACTCTCCCAAATCTTCTCATGGGACTTCCCAACATGGGAACTATTATGAAATGCTTCAAAATCACTATTTGATTGCTTAGCCTTTGATGTAGCACCTTGACATGTTTTCCTTTCCATAGCAGGGTCAACTTCCTTATTCAACTGCTGCTCAGAGAGCAAGTCTTGCTTGTCAGCCGTAATACCCTCCTCCTGATCCTTCTTTCCTAAATTAGCTTCACCACCCTCCCTTCCTGTTGCCTCAGATTGCTGCCACCATGTATGGTGGTGATTATGGCCAGGAGGACCACCATACTTCCGAGCATAAAAAATGTTGGTGTGCATAGGCTGTGCCCAAAGCCAAGGACCATACTGCTGATCCTTCACCCCCTCACCTTGATGCTCCACACTTAGTCTTGTACATCCCCTCCCCTTGTGGAATAAAACCCCACAgtgaaaacaaaaattctgaCCAATACATGTTTTCCTCAAATTGTAGCCACTTCCCTCTTAACAATGGCTTATGAAGATCAACAGCAACCCTTAATCGAAGGCACTTTCCCCGAGCCAAGCCATCAAACTCAGCCTCCACTCGAATGACATGACCAATAGAAGTACCAAAAGCCTCACCCAATTCCTCTGTCATTGATGTCAGAGGCATGTTATGAAGTTGAACCCAGAAAGGTTCAAATTTGAATTGTAGGCCAGCTATGGAGACAGTTTCATCCACTTCCAATAGATTCAATAGGTTTCTATCAAAAAACCATGGACGACCACTTAGGACTTTTTCCTTATCTGTCAACCTTTGAAACTCTATTAAAAATCTCTGATCACCTAAGTCCTTGAATCTCACCCATCCCTCTAGCCTCCACACTTGTGACATAGTAGTCCTAAATGCCTCATTGTTGATTCCTTTGTCAGACAAAACTTTTCCATTAATACAGTACTTCCCCCGGATGCTTCCCTCCTTGACACTTTCAGACTTGACATGGAAAATAGTCTCCTCTTCCTTAGATAGATTCAACTTTTCCCATCTTGATGCTAACTCTTCTACATCCATCATCAAACACCCCTAGACAAAGCTCCAAAACTCTACTCACGAGAGACTACTACTCTTGCATGGGCAAGAGTACAAAACCTTACTATTTCTctagagagaaaagaaggacCTCCTTTATGAGGAGTAGGACAGTTGAACAATCTAAATGAATGttaagattttcatataatgttTAGAAGCAATAATGTgttctatatatttagtagtttgCAAGTTGTAGGTTCTAGGTTCCAATTGGTCCACCCCAATGTATAGCCCATAACTACATTAATGTAAATTCTCAACTGGGTTTGGATGAATGAAtatgtttgatttattatattagctGAAAATGGTGCTCAATGATTTGATCTACCATGTTCATCAGTGTCGGGTTTTCTATTATGATTCCTATTTCTAAGTACTTAATATTGGGTATTGGATAAACactataagtattatatagcaATGGAATAGAAAGAATCATATGTTTATGTGTGGTCATTTCATGTAGGTGAAAAAGTATTGAAAATTCATATATTAGATTATGATTAAAAAGTGTTCCACAATGAATgataaaataacattattttaaatgaaataattaagtgcagtttaaggtattaaaaaaaagttaatttattatttcatcAAGATCTTTGGGCATTTAAATAATTAGGTATTTCATGTCGGTCACTAAGTTGGgcatttaaataatttagtgatttaaataataaatttcccTTACCTCTAGTGTGAAAATGAAACTTTCAATTGGAAAAATACCAACGTCTTAGACCGaagtggggaaaaaaaaatatatcaaaagtcATTTGCAGTATTTTTGAGCGCTGCAAAGAAGTTTCATAAAGGCTTATCCAAGCGCTAGAAATGATGCACAAAATTGCTGCAATTGCCTAATTAC is a window from the Carya illinoinensis cultivar Pawnee chromosome 14, C.illinoinensisPawnee_v1, whole genome shotgun sequence genome containing:
- the LOC122293665 gene encoding uncharacterized protein LOC122293665; amino-acid sequence: MDVEELASRWEKLNLSKEEETIFHVKSESVKEGSIRGKYCINGKVLSDKGINNEAFRTTMSQVWRLEGWVRFKDLGDQRFLIEFQRLTDKEKVLSGRPWFFDRNLLNLLEVDETVSIAGLQFKFEPFWVQLHNMPLTSMTEELGEAFGTSIGHVIRVEAEFDGLARGKCLRLRVAVDLHKPLLRGKWLQFEENMYWSEFLFSLWGFIPQGEGMYKTKCGASR